In Mus musculus strain C57BL/6J chromosome 1, GRCm38.p6 C57BL/6J, a single genomic region encodes these proteins:
- the Il18rap gene encoding interleukin-18 receptor accessory protein isoform X2: MSVFEEKRIQSTFKNEVIERTIFLREVTQRDLSRKFVCFAQNSIGNTTRTIRLRKKEEVVFVYILLGTALMLVGVLVAAAFLYWYWIEVVLLCRTYKNKDETLGDKKEFDAFVSYSNWSSPETDAVGSLSEEHLALNLFPEVLEDTYGYRLCLLDRDVTPGGVYADDIVSIIKKSRRGIFILSPSYLNGPRVFELQAAVNLALVDQTLKLILIKFCSFQEPESLPYLVKKALRVLPTVTWKGLKSVHASSRFWTQIRYHMPVKNSNRFMFNGLRIFLKGFSPEKDLVTQKPLEGMPKSGNDHGAQNLLLYSDQKRC, translated from the exons AATTCAATCCACTTTCAAGAATGAAGTCATTGAACGTACCATCTTCTTGAGAGAAGTTACCCAGAGAGATCTCAGCAGAAAGTTTGTTTGCTTTGCCCAGAACTCCATTGGGAACACAACACGGACCATAcggctgaggaagaaggaagagg TGGTGTTTGTATACATCCTTCTCGGCACGGCCTTGATGCTGGTGGGCGTTCTGGTGGCAGCTGCTTTCCTCTACTGGTACTGGATTGAAGTTGTCCTGCTCTGTCGAACCTACAAGAACAAAGATGAGACTCTGGGGG ATAAGAAGGAATTCGATGCATTTGTATCCTACTCGAATTGGAGCTCTCCTGAGACTGACGCCGTGGGATCTCTGAGTGAGGAACACCTGGCTCTGAATCTTTTCCCGGAAGTGCTAGAAGACACCTATGGGTACAGATTGTGTTTGCTTGACCGAGATGTGACCCCAGGAGGAG TGTATGCAGATGACATTGTGAGCATCATTAAGAAAAGCCGAAGAGGAATATTTATCCTGAGTCCCAGCTACCTCAATGGACCCCGTGTCTTTGAGCTACAAGCAGCAGTGAATCTTGCCTTGGTTGATCAGACACTGAAGTTGATTTTAATTAAGTTCTGTTCCTTCCAAGAGCCAGAATCTCTTCCTTACCTTGTCAAAAAGGCTCTGCGGGTTCTCCCCACAGTCACATGGAAAGGCTTGAAGTCGGTCCACGCCAGTTCCAGGTTCTGGACCCAAATTCGTTaccacatgcctgtgaagaactCCAACAGGTTTATGTTCAACGGGCTCAGAATTTTCCTGAAGGGCTTTTCCCCTGAAAAGGACCTAGTGACACAGAAACCCCTGGAAGGAATGCCCAAGTCTGGGAATGACCACGGAGCTCAGAACCTCCTTCTCTACAGTGACCAGAAGAGGTGCTGA